A genomic window from Cyprinus carpio isolate SPL01 chromosome A2, ASM1834038v1, whole genome shotgun sequence includes:
- the LOC109064841 gene encoding kinesin-like protein KIF1A isoform X12: protein MAGASVKVAVRVRPFNSREIGKESKCIIQMSGNTTTIINPKLPKESKSFNFDYSYWSHTTPEDVNYACQKQVYKDIGEEMLLHAFEGYNVCIFAYGQTGAGKSYTMMGKQEKDQEGIIPLLCEDLFTKISDNNDNSMSYSVEVSYMEIYCERVRDLLNPKNKGNLRVREHPLMGPYVEDLSKLAVTSYSDIQDLMDSGNKARTVAATNMNETSSRSHAVFNIIFTQKRHDSDTENTSEKVSKISLVDLAGSERADSTGAKGTRLKEGANINKSLTTLGKVISALAEVDSAPNKNKKKKKVESFIPYRDSVLTWLLRENLGGNSRTAMVAALSPADINYDETLSTLRYADRAKQIRCNAVINEDPNNRLVRELKEEVARLKDLLYAQGLGDIIEMTNAMTGMSPSPSLSALSSRAGSISSLHDRIMFSPGSEEAIERLKETEKIIAELNETWEEKLRRTEAIRMEREALLAEMGVAMREDGGTVGVFSPKKTPHLVNLNEDPLMSECLLYYIKDGITKVGREDASSRQDIVLSGHFIKDEHCIFTSSTNASGEGTVVLEPCEGAETYVNGKGVTEPTVLRSGNRIIMGKSHVFRFNDPEQARQERERTPCADTPVEPVDWAFAQRELLEKQGIDMKQEMEQRLQELEEQYRKEREEASNLLEQQRLDYESKLEALQRQVNSRYYPETTEEEEEPEEEVPWTKRETELALWAFRKWRFYQFTSLRDLLWGNAVFLKEANAISVELKKKVQFQFVLLTDTLYSPLPPDLLPPSIAQDREKRLFPRTIVAVEVQDQKNGATHYWTLDKLRQRLDLMREMYDRAAEVPSTAVEDCDHMMSGGDPFYDRFPWFRLVGRAFVYLSNLLYPVPLVHRVAIVSEKGEVKGFLRVAVQAISADEEAPDYGSGVRQSGTAKISFEDQQFEKFHTESCTGGMSHTNTSQEELRIVEGEGQNSEMGLSADEVNNNTCAASPDDPNSPLKGGLECPLEVTQEKSLQHLNIGSNFTFRVTVLQASSISAEYADIFCQFNFIHRHDEAFSTEPLKNTGRGPPLGFYHVQNITVEVTKSFVEYIKSQPIVFEVFGHYQKQPFLPLCKDLISSLRPTRRQFPRVMPLSKPVPATKLNTLTRSTAGPCHCKYDLMAFFEICELEANGDYIPAVVDHRGGMPCHGTFLLHQGIQRRITVTIAHETGNDIEWKEVKELVIGRIRNTPEADETIIDPNILSLNILSSGYIRPSYDDRTFYRFEAAWDSSMHNSLLLNRVTPYGEKIYITLSAYLEMENCTQPTVITKDFCMVFYSRDAKLPASRSIRNLFSTGAFRPSESNRVTGVYELSLCHLADIGSPGMQRRRRRVLDTSVAYVRGEENLAGWRPRSDSLILDHQWELEKLSLLQEVEKTRHYLLLREKLEASLLLGQDSFCGKDLMDSPKASSPMINPVVSLCLDSPNERQRDLAAKCVRLLMHTFNRQYSQVSSSLSESKLSEMSASLLRDGSSSLLSTLTPSSTCPSLVDGHYGSPELRGAETNSGASSPDLDPFSPIERKPRSCTFIPNIQEIRVSPIVSKKGYLHFLEPHTSGWVKRYIVVRRPYVYLYRNERDCVERAIINLSSAQVEYSEDQQVMLRAPNTFAVCTEHRNILLQAANDKEMHDWLYAFNPLLAGTIRSKLSRRKSGQMRM from the exons ATGGCAGGTGCCTCGGTGAAAGTAGCCGTGAGGGTCCGTCCCTTCAATTCACGAGAGATTGGAAAAGAGAGCAAGTGTATCATCCAAATGTCAGGCAACACTACCA CAATTATAAACCCAAAACTGCCAAAGGAGAGCAAGAGCTTCAACTTTGACTATTCGTATTGGTCACATACAACG CCAGAAGATGTGAATTATGCATGCCAAAAGCAGGTTTATAAAGACATAGGGGAGGAAATGCTTCTGCATGCTTTCGAGGGATATAACGTCTGTATCTTTGCCTATGGGCAAACCGGGGCAGGAAAGTCATACACCATGATGGGCAAGCAAGAGAAAGACCAAGAAGGCATCATCCCATTG CTGTGTGAGGACCTGTTTACCAAGATCAGTGACAATAATGACAACAGCATGTCATACTCAGTTGAG gtcagtTACATGGAGATCTACTGTGAGCGTGTGCGGGACCTTCTGAACCCAAAGAACAAAGGTAATCTGCGTGTGCGAGAGCATCCTTTGATGGGACCGTATGTGGAGGACCTATCAAAACTGGCCGTTACTTCCTACAGTGACATACAGGACCTGATGGACTCTGGAAACAAAGCAAG GACTGTGGCTGCCACCAATATGAATGAGACCAGCAGCCGCTCCCATGCTGTGTTCAACATCATCTTCACACAGAAACGACATGATAGTGACACAGAAAACACATCTGAAAAG GTCAGCAAAATCAGCTTGGTAGACTTGGCAGGGAGTGAGAGGGCTGATTCTACTGGAGCTAAAGGCACTAGACTCAAG GAGGGAGCCAATATCAACAAATCTTTAACAACACTAGGCAAAGTTATCTCGGCTCTGGCTGAAGTG GACTCTGCACCAAACAAG aacaagaagaagaagaaagtggaGAGCTTTATTCCATACAGAGATTCAGTTCTGACATGGCTGCTGAGGGAAAACCTCG gAGGAAACTCGCGCACTGCTATGGTAGCAGCTCTAAGCCCTGCTGACATTAACTATGATGAGACGCTCAGCACGCTCAG GTACGCTGACCGAGCCAAGCAGATCCGCTGCAACGCCGTCATCAATGAAGACCCCAATAACCGCCTGGTGCGTGAGCTGAAGGAAGAGGTGGCACGTCTGAAGGATCTGCTCTATGCTCAGGGTCTTGGAGACATCATTGAGA TGACCAATGCCATGACCGGGATGAGTCCCTCACCCTCCCTCTCTGCCCTGTCCAGCCGAGCTGGCTCCATCAGCAGCCTGCATGACCGGATCATGTTCAGCCCGGGAAGTGAGGAAGCCATTGAGAGGCTGAAG GAAACTGAGAAGATAATCGCAGAACTCAATGAAACTTGGGAAGAGAAGCTTCGCCGGACCGAGGCAATTAGAATGGaaag GGAGGCACTTTTGGCTGAAATGGGTGTGGCGATGAGGGAAGATGGAGGAACCGTTGGAGTCTTTTCACCAAAGAAG ACACCTCACCTGGTCAACCTCAATGAAGATCCACTGATGTCTGAATGCTTGTTGTACTACATTAAAGATGGAATCACCAA GGTTGGCCGGGAGGATGCCAGCAGTCGGCAGGATATTGTCTTGAGCGGGCACTTCATTAAAGACGAACACTGTATCTTTACAAGTAGCACAAATGCCTCAGGAGAGGGTACGGTGGTCCTGGAGCCCTGTGAGGGAGCAGAGACTTACGTTAACGGGAAGGGAGTGACAGAGCCCACTGTTCTCAGATCAG GTAACCGTATCATTATGGGCAAGAGCCACGTGTTCCGTTTCAATGACCCTGAGCAAGCACGGCAAGAGAGGGAGAGAACCCCATGTGCAGACACACCTGTGGAGCCAGTGGACTGGGCCTTTGCCCAGAGAGAACTACTGGAAAAACAAGGCATTGATATGAAACAAGAGATGGAGCAAAG GTTACAGGAGCTGGAGGAACAGTACCGCAAGGAGAGAGAAGAAGCAAGCAATCTTCTGGAACAGCAGAGACTA GACTATGAGAGTAAGCTGGAAGCTCTTCAGAGGCAGGTCAACTCAAGATATTACCCAGAAAccacagaggaagaggaggaaccTGAAGAGGAAG TGCCGTGGACAAAGCGAGAGACAGAACTGGCCCTCTGGGCTTTCCGGAAATGGAGATTCTATCAGTTCACATCTCTCAGAGACTTGCTCTGGGGAAATGCAGTTTTCCTCAAGGAGGCTAATGCCATTAGTGTGGAGTTAAAGAAAAAG GTTCAGTTTCAGTTTGTACTACTCACGGACACACTGTACTCCCCGCTGCCCCCTGACCTCTTGCCCCCCAGCATAGCCCAAGATAGGGAGAAAAGGCTGTTCCCTCGCACCATCGTAGCAGTAGAGGTTCAGGACCAGAAAAATGGTGCCACACACTACTGGACACTGGACAAACTCAG ACAAAGACTGGATTTGATGAGAGAAATGTATGACCGAGCAGCAGAGGTGCCCAGTACTGCAGTCGAGGACTGTGATCATATGATGTCCGGCGGTGACCCCTTCTATGACCGCTTTCCATGGTTCCGTCTGGTTGGTCG GGCATTTGTGTATCTGAGTAATCTGCTGTACCCTGTGCCATTAGTGCACCGTGTGGCCATTGTGAGTGAGAAAGGCGAGGTCAAGGGGTTCCTCCGTGTGGCAGTACAAGCCATATCAG CTGATGAAGAGGCTCCTGATTATGGCTCAGGTGTGAGACAATCAGGAACTGCCAAGATCTCATTTGAGGATCAACAGTTTGAGAAG TTCCATACAGAATCATGCACTGGTGGGATGTCTCATACAAATACATCTCAAGAGGAGCTGCGCATCGTAGAAGGAGAAGGACAAAACTCAGAGATGGGCCTCAGTGCTGATGAGGTCAACAACAACACCTGTGCAg CCTCTCCTGATGATCCTAACAGTCCTCTGAAGGGTGGTCTGGAATGTCCTCTTGAAGTGACTCAGGAAAAATCACTCCAGCACTTGAATATCGGCAGCAACTTCACCTTCAGGGTCACAGTGCTTCAGGCCTCCAGCATCTCTGCTGAGTATGCAGATATCTTCTGCCAGTTCAA ctttattcacAGGCATGACGAGGCATTTTCCACTGAGCCATTAAAGAATACAGGTCGAGGGCCTCCACTGGGATTCTACCATGTACAAAAT ATAACCGTGGAGGTCACCAAGTCTTTTGTGGAATACATCAAGAGTCAGCCAATCGTTTTTGAGGTGTTCGGCCACTACCAGAAACAGCCTTTCCTTCCTCTCTGCAAGGACTTAATTAG TTCCTTACGTCCAACAAGAAGGCAGTTCCCTAGAGTTATGCCTTTGTCAAAGCCAG TGCCCGCCACTAAACTGAACACGCTGACACGCTCCACTGCTGGCCCCTGTCACTGCAAATATGACCTTATGGCATTCTTTGAAATCTGTGAGCTGGAGGCCAACGGAGA CTACATCCCAGCTGTTGTTGATCACAGGGGTGGAATGCCCTGCCATGGTACATTCCTGTTGCACCAG GGCATCCAAAGGAGAATTACAGTGACTATTGCCCATGAAACCGGCAATGATATTGAGTGGAAGGAGGTTAAAGAGCTCGTCATAG ggCGTATCCGTAACACACCCGAGGCGGATGAGACTATCATCGACCCCAACATCCTGTCCCTCAACATCCTGTCTTCAGGCTACATACGACCATCTTATGATGACAG GACATTTTACCGATTTGAGGCCGCATGGGACAGCTCCATGCACAACTCCCTCCTGCTGAACCGTGTCACTCCATACGGAGAGAAAATTTACATCACTCTTTCTGCCTATCTTGAG ATGGAGAACTGCACTCAGCCCACTGTCATCACTAAGGACTTTTGCATGGTGTTCTACTCCAGAGATGCTAAACTTCCTGCATCTCGCTCCATTCGAAACCTTTTCAGCACTGGTGCCTTTAGGCCCTCTGAGAG TAACCGTGTGACTGGAGTGTATGAATTAAGCCTCTGCCATTTGGCTGACATTGGAAGTCCTG GTATGCAAAGGAGGCGCAGACGGGTGCTGGACACCTCAGTGGCATATGTGCGCGGAGAGGAGAACCTTGCGGGTTGGAGGCCCCGGAGTGACAGCCTCATCCTGGACCACCAGTGGGAGCTGGAGAAACTTAGCCTCCTACAAGAG GTGGAGAAGACCAGGCATTACCTTCTGCTGAGAGAGAAGCTTGAAGCATCTCTACTGCTGGGACAGGACTCTTTCTGTGGCAAAGACCTAATGGATTCACCAAAGGCCTCCAGCCCCATGATCAACCCAGTAGTCAGTTTGTGTCTGGACAGTCCCAACGAGAGGCAGAGGGACCTGGCTGCCAAG tgTGTGCGACTGCTCATGCACACCTTCAACAGGCAGTACAGCCAGGTGAGCAGCAGTCTCAGTGAGAGCAAG CTGTCAGAGATGTCTGCATCACTTTTAAGAGACGGTTCTTCTTCCCTTCTGAGCACTTTGACACCCTCCTCCACCTGCCCTTCACTGGTGGATGGGCACTATGGCAGTCCTGAGCTCAG AGGCGCTGAGACAAACTCTGGTGCCTCTAGCCCTGATCTCGACCCCTTCAGCCCTATAGAGAGAAAACCCAGGAGCTGCACCTTCATCCCGAACATCCAGGAGATTCGCGTCAG CCCTATTGTGTCAAAGAAAGGCTATCTACACTTTCTCGAGCCACACACCAGTGGCTGGGTGAAGCGTTACATTGTGGTGCGGCGGCCATATGTCTACCTGTACCGCAATGAGAGAGACTGCGTGGAGAGAGCCATCATCAACCTGTCCTCTGCTCAGGTGGAGTACAGCGAAGATCAGCAGGTCATGCTGAGG GCTCCTAACACTTTTGCAGTGTGCACTGAGCACCGGAACATTCTCCTCCAAGCAGCCAATGACAAAGAGATGCATGACTGGCTGTACGCATTCAACCCACTGCTGGCAGGAACTATCAg GTCTAAGCTTTCCAGACGAAAATCAGGACAGATGAGGATGTGA
- the LOC109064841 gene encoding kinesin-like protein KIF1A isoform X7, with translation MAGASVKVAVRVRPFNSREIGKESKCIIQMSGNTTTIINPKLPKESKSFNFDYSYWSHTTPEDVNYACQKQVYKDIGEEMLLHAFEGYNVCIFAYGQTGAGKSYTMMGKQEKDQEGIIPLLCEDLFTKISDNNDNSMSYSVEVSYMEIYCERVRDLLNPKNKGNLRVREHPLMGPYVEDLSKLAVTSYSDIQDLMDSGNKARTVAATNMNETSSRSHAVFNIIFTQKRHDSDTENTSEKVSKISLVDLAGSERADSTGAKGTRLKEGANINKSLTTLGKVISALAEVDSAPNKNKKKKKVESFIPYRDSVLTWLLRENLGGNSRTAMVAALSPADINYDETLSTLRYADRAKQIRCNAVINEDPNNRLVRELKEEVARLKDLLYAQGLGDIIETYRVQAPGIAALKYLSSYKTNLNSIQAVNQRGDFSTVTNAMTGMSPSPSLSALSSRAGSISSLHDRIMFSPGSEEAIERLKETEKIIAELNETWEEKLRRTEAIRMEREALLAEMGVAMREDGGTVGVFSPKKTPHLVNLNEDPLMSECLLYYIKDGITKVGREDASSRQDIVLSGHFIKDEHCIFTSSTNASGEGTVVLEPCEGAETYVNGKGVTEPTVLRSGNRIIMGKSHVFRFNDPEQARQERERTPCADTPVEPVDWAFAQRELLEKQGIDMKQEMEQRLQELEEQYRKEREEASNLLEQQRLDYESKLEALQRQVNSRYYPETTEEEEEPEEEVPWTKRETELALWAFRKWRFYQFTSLRDLLWGNAVFLKEANAISVELKKKVQFQFVLLTDTLYSPLPPDLLPPSIAQDREKRLFPRTIVAVEVQDQKNGATHYWTLDKLRQRLDLMREMYDRAAEVPSTAVEDCDHMMSGGDPFYDRFPWFRLVGRAFVYLSNLLYPVPLVHRVAIVSEKGEVKGFLRVAVQAISADEEAPDYGSGVRQSGTAKISFEDQQFEKFHTESCTGGMSHTNTSQEELRIVEGEGQNSEMGLSADEVNNNTCAASPDDPNSPLKGGLECPLEVTQEKSLQHLNIGSNFTFRVTVLQASSISAEYADIFCQFNFIHRHDEAFSTEPLKNTGRGPPLGFYHVQNITVEVTKSFVEYIKSQPIVFEVFGHYQKQPFLPLCKDLISSLRPTRRQFPRVMPLSKPVPATKLNTLTRSTAGPCHCKYDLMAFFEICELEANGDYIPAVVDHRGGMPCHGTFLLHQGIQRRITVTIAHETGNDIEWKEVKELVIGRIRNTPEADETIIDPNILSLNILSSGYIRPSYDDRVSLGIDHRTFYRFEAAWDSSMHNSLLLNRVTPYGEKIYITLSAYLEMENCTQPTVITKDFCMVFYSRDAKLPASRSIRNLFSTGAFRPSESNRVTGVYELSLCHLADIGSPGMQRRRRRVLDTSVAYVRGEENLAGWRPRSDSLILDHQWELEKLSLLQEVEKTRHYLLLREKLEASLLLGQDSFCGKDLMDSPKASSPMINPVVSLCLDSPNERQRDLAAKCVRLLMHTFNRQYSQVSSSLSESKLSEMSASLLRDGSSSLLSTLTPSSTCPSLVDGHYGSPELRGAETNSGASSPDLDPFSPIERKPRSCTFIPNIQEIRVSPIVSKKGYLHFLEPHTSGWVKRYIVVRRPYVYLYRNERDCVERAIINLSSAQVEYSEDQQVMLRAPNTFAVCTEHRNILLQAANDKEMHDWLYAFNPLLAGTIRSKLSRRKSGQMRM, from the exons ATGGCAGGTGCCTCGGTGAAAGTAGCCGTGAGGGTCCGTCCCTTCAATTCACGAGAGATTGGAAAAGAGAGCAAGTGTATCATCCAAATGTCAGGCAACACTACCA CAATTATAAACCCAAAACTGCCAAAGGAGAGCAAGAGCTTCAACTTTGACTATTCGTATTGGTCACATACAACG CCAGAAGATGTGAATTATGCATGCCAAAAGCAGGTTTATAAAGACATAGGGGAGGAAATGCTTCTGCATGCTTTCGAGGGATATAACGTCTGTATCTTTGCCTATGGGCAAACCGGGGCAGGAAAGTCATACACCATGATGGGCAAGCAAGAGAAAGACCAAGAAGGCATCATCCCATTG CTGTGTGAGGACCTGTTTACCAAGATCAGTGACAATAATGACAACAGCATGTCATACTCAGTTGAG gtcagtTACATGGAGATCTACTGTGAGCGTGTGCGGGACCTTCTGAACCCAAAGAACAAAGGTAATCTGCGTGTGCGAGAGCATCCTTTGATGGGACCGTATGTGGAGGACCTATCAAAACTGGCCGTTACTTCCTACAGTGACATACAGGACCTGATGGACTCTGGAAACAAAGCAAG GACTGTGGCTGCCACCAATATGAATGAGACCAGCAGCCGCTCCCATGCTGTGTTCAACATCATCTTCACACAGAAACGACATGATAGTGACACAGAAAACACATCTGAAAAG GTCAGCAAAATCAGCTTGGTAGACTTGGCAGGGAGTGAGAGGGCTGATTCTACTGGAGCTAAAGGCACTAGACTCAAG GAGGGAGCCAATATCAACAAATCTTTAACAACACTAGGCAAAGTTATCTCGGCTCTGGCTGAAGTG GACTCTGCACCAAACAAG aacaagaagaagaagaaagtggaGAGCTTTATTCCATACAGAGATTCAGTTCTGACATGGCTGCTGAGGGAAAACCTCG gAGGAAACTCGCGCACTGCTATGGTAGCAGCTCTAAGCCCTGCTGACATTAACTATGATGAGACGCTCAGCACGCTCAG GTACGCTGACCGAGCCAAGCAGATCCGCTGCAACGCCGTCATCAATGAAGACCCCAATAACCGCCTGGTGCGTGAGCTGAAGGAAGAGGTGGCACGTCTGAAGGATCTGCTCTATGCTCAGGGTCTTGGAGACATCATTGAGA cATATCGGGTACAGGCTCCTGGGATAGCTGCCCTcaaat ACTTGTCCAGTTACAAGACTAATCTCAATAGCATCCAGGCTGTCAATCAAAGGGGTGATTTCTCCACAGTGACCAATGCCATGACCGGGATGAGTCCCTCACCCTCCCTCTCTGCCCTGTCCAGCCGAGCTGGCTCCATCAGCAGCCTGCATGACCGGATCATGTTCAGCCCGGGAAGTGAGGAAGCCATTGAGAGGCTGAAG GAAACTGAGAAGATAATCGCAGAACTCAATGAAACTTGGGAAGAGAAGCTTCGCCGGACCGAGGCAATTAGAATGGaaag GGAGGCACTTTTGGCTGAAATGGGTGTGGCGATGAGGGAAGATGGAGGAACCGTTGGAGTCTTTTCACCAAAGAAG ACACCTCACCTGGTCAACCTCAATGAAGATCCACTGATGTCTGAATGCTTGTTGTACTACATTAAAGATGGAATCACCAA GGTTGGCCGGGAGGATGCCAGCAGTCGGCAGGATATTGTCTTGAGCGGGCACTTCATTAAAGACGAACACTGTATCTTTACAAGTAGCACAAATGCCTCAGGAGAGGGTACGGTGGTCCTGGAGCCCTGTGAGGGAGCAGAGACTTACGTTAACGGGAAGGGAGTGACAGAGCCCACTGTTCTCAGATCAG GTAACCGTATCATTATGGGCAAGAGCCACGTGTTCCGTTTCAATGACCCTGAGCAAGCACGGCAAGAGAGGGAGAGAACCCCATGTGCAGACACACCTGTGGAGCCAGTGGACTGGGCCTTTGCCCAGAGAGAACTACTGGAAAAACAAGGCATTGATATGAAACAAGAGATGGAGCAAAG GTTACAGGAGCTGGAGGAACAGTACCGCAAGGAGAGAGAAGAAGCAAGCAATCTTCTGGAACAGCAGAGACTA GACTATGAGAGTAAGCTGGAAGCTCTTCAGAGGCAGGTCAACTCAAGATATTACCCAGAAAccacagaggaagaggaggaaccTGAAGAGGAAG TGCCGTGGACAAAGCGAGAGACAGAACTGGCCCTCTGGGCTTTCCGGAAATGGAGATTCTATCAGTTCACATCTCTCAGAGACTTGCTCTGGGGAAATGCAGTTTTCCTCAAGGAGGCTAATGCCATTAGTGTGGAGTTAAAGAAAAAG GTTCAGTTTCAGTTTGTACTACTCACGGACACACTGTACTCCCCGCTGCCCCCTGACCTCTTGCCCCCCAGCATAGCCCAAGATAGGGAGAAAAGGCTGTTCCCTCGCACCATCGTAGCAGTAGAGGTTCAGGACCAGAAAAATGGTGCCACACACTACTGGACACTGGACAAACTCAG ACAAAGACTGGATTTGATGAGAGAAATGTATGACCGAGCAGCAGAGGTGCCCAGTACTGCAGTCGAGGACTGTGATCATATGATGTCCGGCGGTGACCCCTTCTATGACCGCTTTCCATGGTTCCGTCTGGTTGGTCG GGCATTTGTGTATCTGAGTAATCTGCTGTACCCTGTGCCATTAGTGCACCGTGTGGCCATTGTGAGTGAGAAAGGCGAGGTCAAGGGGTTCCTCCGTGTGGCAGTACAAGCCATATCAG CTGATGAAGAGGCTCCTGATTATGGCTCAGGTGTGAGACAATCAGGAACTGCCAAGATCTCATTTGAGGATCAACAGTTTGAGAAG TTCCATACAGAATCATGCACTGGTGGGATGTCTCATACAAATACATCTCAAGAGGAGCTGCGCATCGTAGAAGGAGAAGGACAAAACTCAGAGATGGGCCTCAGTGCTGATGAGGTCAACAACAACACCTGTGCAg CCTCTCCTGATGATCCTAACAGTCCTCTGAAGGGTGGTCTGGAATGTCCTCTTGAAGTGACTCAGGAAAAATCACTCCAGCACTTGAATATCGGCAGCAACTTCACCTTCAGGGTCACAGTGCTTCAGGCCTCCAGCATCTCTGCTGAGTATGCAGATATCTTCTGCCAGTTCAA ctttattcacAGGCATGACGAGGCATTTTCCACTGAGCCATTAAAGAATACAGGTCGAGGGCCTCCACTGGGATTCTACCATGTACAAAAT ATAACCGTGGAGGTCACCAAGTCTTTTGTGGAATACATCAAGAGTCAGCCAATCGTTTTTGAGGTGTTCGGCCACTACCAGAAACAGCCTTTCCTTCCTCTCTGCAAGGACTTAATTAG TTCCTTACGTCCAACAAGAAGGCAGTTCCCTAGAGTTATGCCTTTGTCAAAGCCAG TGCCCGCCACTAAACTGAACACGCTGACACGCTCCACTGCTGGCCCCTGTCACTGCAAATATGACCTTATGGCATTCTTTGAAATCTGTGAGCTGGAGGCCAACGGAGA CTACATCCCAGCTGTTGTTGATCACAGGGGTGGAATGCCCTGCCATGGTACATTCCTGTTGCACCAG GGCATCCAAAGGAGAATTACAGTGACTATTGCCCATGAAACCGGCAATGATATTGAGTGGAAGGAGGTTAAAGAGCTCGTCATAG ggCGTATCCGTAACACACCCGAGGCGGATGAGACTATCATCGACCCCAACATCCTGTCCCTCAACATCCTGTCTTCAGGCTACATACGACCATCTTATGATGACAG AGTGTCATTGGGAATTGACCatag GACATTTTACCGATTTGAGGCCGCATGGGACAGCTCCATGCACAACTCCCTCCTGCTGAACCGTGTCACTCCATACGGAGAGAAAATTTACATCACTCTTTCTGCCTATCTTGAG ATGGAGAACTGCACTCAGCCCACTGTCATCACTAAGGACTTTTGCATGGTGTTCTACTCCAGAGATGCTAAACTTCCTGCATCTCGCTCCATTCGAAACCTTTTCAGCACTGGTGCCTTTAGGCCCTCTGAGAG TAACCGTGTGACTGGAGTGTATGAATTAAGCCTCTGCCATTTGGCTGACATTGGAAGTCCTG GTATGCAAAGGAGGCGCAGACGGGTGCTGGACACCTCAGTGGCATATGTGCGCGGAGAGGAGAACCTTGCGGGTTGGAGGCCCCGGAGTGACAGCCTCATCCTGGACCACCAGTGGGAGCTGGAGAAACTTAGCCTCCTACAAGAG GTGGAGAAGACCAGGCATTACCTTCTGCTGAGAGAGAAGCTTGAAGCATCTCTACTGCTGGGACAGGACTCTTTCTGTGGCAAAGACCTAATGGATTCACCAAAGGCCTCCAGCCCCATGATCAACCCAGTAGTCAGTTTGTGTCTGGACAGTCCCAACGAGAGGCAGAGGGACCTGGCTGCCAAG tgTGTGCGACTGCTCATGCACACCTTCAACAGGCAGTACAGCCAGGTGAGCAGCAGTCTCAGTGAGAGCAAG CTGTCAGAGATGTCTGCATCACTTTTAAGAGACGGTTCTTCTTCCCTTCTGAGCACTTTGACACCCTCCTCCACCTGCCCTTCACTGGTGGATGGGCACTATGGCAGTCCTGAGCTCAG AGGCGCTGAGACAAACTCTGGTGCCTCTAGCCCTGATCTCGACCCCTTCAGCCCTATAGAGAGAAAACCCAGGAGCTGCACCTTCATCCCGAACATCCAGGAGATTCGCGTCAG CCCTATTGTGTCAAAGAAAGGCTATCTACACTTTCTCGAGCCACACACCAGTGGCTGGGTGAAGCGTTACATTGTGGTGCGGCGGCCATATGTCTACCTGTACCGCAATGAGAGAGACTGCGTGGAGAGAGCCATCATCAACCTGTCCTCTGCTCAGGTGGAGTACAGCGAAGATCAGCAGGTCATGCTGAGG GCTCCTAACACTTTTGCAGTGTGCACTGAGCACCGGAACATTCTCCTCCAAGCAGCCAATGACAAAGAGATGCATGACTGGCTGTACGCATTCAACCCACTGCTGGCAGGAACTATCAg GTCTAAGCTTTCCAGACGAAAATCAGGACAGATGAGGATGTGA